In the Acetonema longum DSM 6540 genome, one interval contains:
- a CDS encoding permease, protein METGAKSNLGKLSILSILLIMSVLHPDIWFLEALPGNQTDFLQELTSIFLSIIIEAFPLVLLGVIISSFIHVFISDTTIHRLLPRNSMIGIVCGSLLGIFFPLCECGIIPIVRRLIQKGVPAYIAVPFMLSAPVINPLVGFSTYLAFNSSPSMLVYRFAGVFICANLIGILLYSSNVNSKILNPYTADPGCGCHQGCGCGHEHHHPGLLMRLREMLYHTCDEFFDMGRFLLIGSFLAAVIQITVPRTLLLSVGQEPVVSIWGMMGFAFILSVCSQADAFIAAPFAASFTPGAIASFLIYGPMLDIKNVIMMLNAFRVSYVMKLVLLITISVFLLSLLINCLPYFREVFGFV, encoded by the coding sequence ATGGAGACAGGCGCAAAATCCAACCTGGGAAAGCTTTCAATTCTATCCATTCTGCTCATCATGAGTGTGTTGCATCCTGATATTTGGTTTCTTGAAGCACTGCCCGGAAATCAAACAGATTTTTTGCAGGAATTGACTTCTATCTTTCTCAGTATTATCATCGAAGCCTTTCCCTTAGTATTGCTGGGAGTGATTATTTCCTCGTTTATTCACGTCTTTATTTCCGATACAACAATTCATCGTCTGTTGCCGAGAAACAGCATGATTGGCATCGTCTGCGGCAGCTTGCTGGGAATCTTCTTCCCCTTATGTGAGTGCGGCATTATCCCTATCGTACGCCGGCTCATTCAAAAGGGGGTCCCTGCGTATATCGCCGTCCCCTTCATGTTATCGGCTCCGGTTATTAACCCCTTAGTCGGCTTTTCCACATACCTTGCTTTTAACTCGTCTCCCTCTATGCTGGTTTATCGGTTTGCCGGCGTTTTTATCTGCGCCAATCTTATCGGAATTCTGTTATATAGCAGCAACGTAAACTCTAAGATACTCAATCCCTACACGGCAGACCCTGGCTGCGGCTGTCACCAGGGGTGCGGCTGCGGACACGAGCATCATCATCCGGGACTTCTGATGCGATTGCGCGAGATGCTGTACCACACTTGCGACGAGTTCTTTGATATGGGACGCTTCCTGCTAATCGGCTCATTTCTCGCCGCAGTCATTCAGATAACCGTACCACGGACTCTGCTGTTAAGCGTAGGCCAGGAGCCTGTTGTTTCCATCTGGGGCATGATGGGTTTTGCTTTCATTCTTTCCGTCTGCTCACAGGCAGACGCGTTTATTGCTGCGCCGTTCGCCGCCTCTTTTACCCCGGGCGCAATTGCCTCGTTCCTGATCTATGGGCCTATGCTGGATATTAAAAATGTAATTATGATGCTCAATGCATTTAGAGTATCATACGTAATGAAGCTTGTTCTCCTGATTACGATCAGCGTATTTCTGCTGTCACTGCTGATCAATTGTCTTCCTTATTTCAGGGAGGTGTTCGGGTTTGTATAG
- a CDS encoding TIGR03943 family putative permease subunit, with translation MYRFSQAVENLLQLLILICFTLLFYRVITQGNLLQLIHPQFTLNAQVGLTILFLLVIVQTIRLVSDMLSVNPTKRDHTFSSYFYYVFIGTIAICFLIPAKSLGSITADNRSMKYLSNNPGIAASSMSENNTPAIPFDAMQQIQPVNPKQTPVIYIDDTNHIRWITIMYEATANFINREVNLKGFVYRPAGLKDNQCMVVRFEIACCAADAMPSGLIIEWPDSSLYKNDTWVEVHGKIQQGDYNGVVIPLLKATAVSRIEPLPNPYVYN, from the coding sequence TTGTATAGATTTTCACAGGCAGTCGAGAATCTACTGCAGCTCTTGATTCTTATTTGTTTTACTCTTTTATTTTACCGGGTGATAACCCAGGGCAATCTGCTGCAATTAATACACCCGCAATTCACTCTTAATGCCCAAGTTGGCTTGACCATCCTTTTCCTGCTGGTTATCGTGCAAACCATACGGCTAGTGAGTGATATGCTGTCAGTCAATCCGACAAAACGAGATCATACGTTCTCCAGCTATTTTTATTATGTTTTCATCGGGACCATTGCCATCTGTTTTCTCATCCCTGCCAAATCACTGGGCTCCATAACCGCTGACAACAGGAGCATGAAGTATCTTTCCAACAATCCCGGTATCGCCGCATCCTCCATGTCTGAAAACAACACACCCGCCATTCCGTTCGACGCAATGCAGCAGATTCAACCAGTTAATCCAAAACAAACTCCGGTTATTTATATTGACGATACAAACCATATCCGCTGGATTACCATCATGTACGAAGCTACTGCGAATTTTATCAACCGGGAAGTCAATTTAAAAGGCTTTGTCTATAGGCCAGCGGGTCTCAAGGATAATCAGTGCATGGTGGTACGATTTGAAATTGCCTGCTGTGCCGCTGATGCAATGCCCAGTGGCTTAATCATAGAATGGCCTGACAGCTCTCTGTATAAAAACGACACATGGGTAGAAGTACACGGAAAAATTCAGCAGGGAGACTATAACGGAGTTGTCATTCCCTTGCTGAAAGCAACTGCGGTTTCCCGCATAGAACCTCTGCCTAATCCTTATGTATATAATTGA
- a CDS encoding sugar phosphate isomerase/epimerase family protein, with translation MMLQLVNLSNYSTDLVLIRNDAAELQAFLQRNGLDGLEMMFCDSWDPSIHRLEWIHGVHLQFWPSWLDFWRGDYQELLRQFGSRANIIASYGGLKREDWLNRQRANIRQAREAQAKYLVWHVCHNRLEEIFDWRFSASDREVVDGAIEVINEVADEIPADMTLLLENLWWPGMTLRDPGIIARLLEKIRHPRLGIMLDTGHLMNTNQDLRSQAEGIEYVLHTIDSLGEYSRSIHGIHLHYSLSGPYIRQTRGWNRQSCSLEESISHVLKIDQHLPFTDSQVCRILDRVRPEWLVHEFVQKSAGDWEEKVVRQQRALGLRHLKGDETHE, from the coding sequence ATGATGCTGCAACTGGTAAACCTATCGAACTACAGCACTGACCTGGTCCTGATCCGCAACGACGCGGCTGAACTTCAAGCATTCTTACAGCGGAACGGTCTGGACGGCCTGGAAATGATGTTTTGTGATTCCTGGGACCCTTCTATTCATCGCCTGGAGTGGATCCACGGGGTGCATCTGCAGTTTTGGCCCAGTTGGCTGGATTTTTGGCGGGGGGATTATCAGGAGTTGCTGCGCCAGTTTGGCAGCCGGGCGAATATCATTGCCAGTTACGGCGGGCTGAAACGTGAGGACTGGCTGAACCGGCAGCGGGCCAATATCCGCCAGGCCAGAGAAGCTCAGGCTAAGTATCTGGTATGGCATGTCTGCCACAATCGTTTGGAAGAAATCTTTGACTGGCGGTTCAGCGCCTCGGACCGGGAGGTGGTGGATGGGGCCATTGAGGTAATCAATGAAGTGGCTGATGAAATTCCCGCTGACATGACCCTTCTGCTGGAAAATTTGTGGTGGCCTGGCATGACACTGCGGGACCCTGGCATAATTGCCCGTCTCCTTGAGAAGATCAGGCATCCCCGGCTAGGGATTATGCTGGACACCGGACACTTGATGAATACGAATCAAGACTTGAGAAGCCAAGCGGAAGGAATTGAGTATGTCCTGCATACCATTGACAGCCTTGGCGAATATAGCCGCTCTATCCACGGTATTCACCTGCACTACTCCTTGTCGGGACCCTATATCCGGCAAACCAGGGGCTGGAACCGTCAGTCTTGCAGCTTGGAAGAAAGCATCAGCCATGTGCTGAAAATCGACCAGCATCTTCCCTTCACCGACTCTCAAGTCTGCCGGATCTTGGACCGGGTTCGCCCCGAATGGCTGGTGCACGAATTTGTCCAGAAATCGGCCGGGGACTGGGAAGAAAAAGTGGTCAGGCAGCAGCGGGCTTTGGGCCTGCGACACCTGAAAGGAGATGAGACCCATGAATAA